A stretch of the Sulfurimonas sp. HSL3-1 genome encodes the following:
- a CDS encoding aspartate kinase: MLIVQKYGGTSVGDLERIQNVANRVAKTVKEGNDVVVVVSAMSGETNKLVSYAEHYSDNPQREEVDMLLSSGERVTAALLSIALNEMGLPAESMSGRRAGIVTDTVHTKARIEHIDPTPMRRAIGEGKVVVVAGFQGVNEQGRVTTLGRGGSDLSAVAIAGALEADLCEIYTDVDGIYTTDPRIEPKAKKLEKISYDEMLELASLGAKVLQNRSVELAKKLNVNLVTRSSFSDAEGTLITKEENIMEKPLVSGVALDRNQARISLGGVVDRPGIASDIFGKLASNNVNIDMIIQTLGHDDSTNLDFTVPMNELGDAKKVVETFIEEGEIKEASYDEKICKVSIVGVGMKSHTGVAAKAFKSMAQENINIMMISTSEIKVSMVIDEKYAELAVRALHSVYELEK, encoded by the coding sequence ATGCTGATTGTTCAGAAATACGGTGGTACGAGCGTCGGTGACCTGGAGCGCATCCAGAACGTCGCCAACCGCGTTGCCAAAACGGTCAAAGAGGGGAACGACGTCGTCGTCGTCGTTTCGGCGATGAGCGGTGAGACCAACAAGCTGGTCTCCTACGCCGAACACTACAGCGACAACCCCCAGCGCGAAGAGGTGGATATGCTGCTGAGCTCCGGTGAGCGGGTCACGGCGGCGCTGCTCTCCATCGCGCTGAACGAAATGGGGCTGCCGGCCGAATCCATGAGCGGCCGCCGCGCCGGGATCGTGACCGACACGGTCCATACGAAAGCGCGGATCGAGCACATCGACCCGACGCCGATGCGCCGCGCAATTGGCGAGGGCAAGGTGGTCGTCGTCGCGGGCTTTCAGGGTGTCAACGAGCAGGGGCGCGTCACGACGCTCGGCCGCGGCGGCAGCGACCTCTCCGCCGTGGCGATTGCCGGGGCGCTCGAAGCGGATCTCTGCGAGATCTATACGGACGTCGACGGGATCTATACGACCGATCCGCGCATTGAGCCGAAGGCGAAAAAGCTGGAGAAGATCTCCTACGACGAGATGCTCGAGCTCGCATCGCTCGGCGCAAAAGTCCTGCAGAACCGTTCGGTCGAACTGGCCAAGAAACTTAACGTCAACCTCGTCACCCGTTCGAGCTTTTCGGATGCCGAAGGGACATTGATCACAAAGGAAGAGAACATTATGGAAAAACCATTGGTTAGCGGTGTGGCGCTCGACCGTAATCAGGCGCGTATCTCACTCGGAGGCGTTGTCGACCGTCCCGGCATCGCTTCCGATATTTTCGGCAAGCTGGCATCGAACAACGTCAACATCGACATGATCATCCAGACCCTTGGGCATGACGACTCGACGAACCTGGACTTTACGGTCCCGATGAATGAACTCGGCGATGCGAAAAAAGTCGTCGAGACCTTTATCGAAGAGGGCGAGATCAAAGAGGCCAGCTACGACGAAAAGATCTGCAAGGTCTCTATTGTCGGCGTCGGCATGAAATCGCACACGGGCGTTGCCGCGAAGGCGTTCAAGTCGATGGCGCAGGAGAACATCAACATCATGATGATCTCCACTTCCGAGATCAAGGTCTCCATGGTCATCGATGAAAAGTACGCCGAACTGGCGGTACGCGCGCTTCACAGCGTTTACGAACTGGAGAAGTAA